One Algibacter sp. L3A6 genomic region harbors:
- a CDS encoding bifunctional 5,10-methylenetetrahydrofolate dehydrogenase/5,10-methenyltetrahydrofolate cyclohydrolase, with amino-acid sequence MTILDGKKVSNDIKDEIAEHVSAMIAKGEKVPHLAAVLVGTDGASMTYVNAKVKACERIGFNSTLIDLPDYTTEEELLEKINQLNTDSDIDGFIVQLPLPGHIDEQKVLMAVHPDKDVDGFHPTNVGRMALDLPTFLPATPYGILELLERYQVETSGKNVVVMGRSHIVGRPMSILMSQKRKAGDATVTVVHSRSKNLKEITLEADIVVAAIGISEFLTGDMVKEDVVIIDVGITRVPDATKKNGYRLAGDVHFESVSQKASYITPVPGGVGPMTIAMLLKNTLLARERHLSV; translated from the coding sequence ATGACAATTTTAGACGGAAAAAAAGTAAGTAACGATATTAAAGATGAAATAGCCGAGCATGTTAGTGCTATGATTGCTAAAGGAGAAAAAGTGCCGCATTTGGCAGCTGTTTTAGTAGGGACCGATGGAGCAAGTATGACTTATGTTAACGCAAAAGTAAAGGCATGCGAGCGTATTGGGTTTAATTCTACTTTAATAGATTTACCAGATTATACTACTGAAGAAGAATTACTAGAAAAAATAAATCAATTAAATACCGATAGTGATATTGATGGTTTTATTGTGCAATTACCATTGCCTGGCCATATTGATGAGCAAAAGGTTTTAATGGCTGTGCATCCAGATAAAGATGTAGATGGTTTTCACCCAACAAATGTTGGTAGAATGGCTTTAGATTTGCCAACTTTTTTACCAGCAACACCTTACGGTATCTTAGAACTGTTAGAACGTTACCAAGTAGAGACATCGGGTAAAAATGTTGTTGTTATGGGGCGTAGTCATATTGTTGGTCGCCCAATGAGTATTTTAATGAGTCAGAAAAGAAAAGCTGGTGATGCAACAGTAACCGTTGTTCATAGTCGCTCTAAAAATCTAAAAGAAATTACTCTTGAAGCTGATATTGTTGTCGCTGCTATTGGTATCTCTGAGTTTTTAACCGGTGATATGGTTAAAGAAGATGTTGTAATTATCGATGTTGGTATCACACGTGTTCCAGACGCTACTAAAAAGAATGGCTATAGACTTGCAGGCGATGTACACTTTGAGAGTGTAAGCCAAAAAGCGAGTTATATTACACCTGTTCCTGGTGGAGTTGGACCTATGACCATTGCTATGCTGCTTAAAAACACATTATTAGCTAGGGAGAGGCATTTATCTGTTTAA